The genomic DNA CCCGGCGGAAGTAGGCGCCGAGGGCGGGGGCGAGGGGGCCGGCGCCGGCCGCCCAGGCGACGTATCCGTCCGGCCGCACCAGGACCGCCCCGCCCGGCAGGGCGGCCGGCCCCTGGACCCGCACCACCCGCAGCAGCCCGGCCCACGGCCGTGCCTGCGCCTCCCAGCGGCCGCCGCCGTCCGCGTCGGACAGCAGGAGCAGCGGCCGGCCGGCGGCCAGCAGGCCGATCACGTCGGTGCGGCCCTGCCCGGTGGCCAGTTCGGTGTTGGGCAGGAACCGTCCCTCCCAGGGCGAGGGATCGGGGGCGCGCGCGGGCAGCACCGTGTCCTGGGCGCTGACCATCGAGGCCAGCACCCCGCCCTCGCCCTCCCCGCCCCGTGCCAGCAGCTCGCCGAACAGGGTGCGCAGCGGGTCCAGGCCGGCGTCCGGGCGCATCAGGGCGAGCTGGGCGCGGGTGTTGTCGATGACCCGCTGCGCGGCGGGGCGGCGTTCCAGGTCGTAGGTGTCCAGCAGGCCCGGCGCCGCGGCGCCGCGGACGGCCAGGGCCAGTTTCCAGCCGAGGTTGAGGGCGTCCAGCACACCCGCGCTCAAGCCCTGGCCGCCGATCGGGAAGTGGACATGGGCCGCGTCCCCCGCCAGCAGGATCCGCCCCGCACGGTAGGAGCGGGTGATACGGCTGAAGTCGCTGAACCGGCTCAGCCAGCGCGCCCGCCCCATCGCGACCTCCCGCCCGGTGATCCAGGCGACCTCCCGGCGCAGTTCCTCCAGGGTGGGCGGCACCTGCCGCCCGCGGTGCGCACCCGAGCAGTTGAGGGTCCGCAGACGGACCGCACCGGACGGCACACCCCCGCCCCCCGCGACGCCGCCCCCGGCCTCCCCGACGGCCTCGGCCCCCGTGACGGCCCCGGTCTCCATAGCGGCCCCGGTCTGCGTGACGGCCTGAGGCTCCGTGACGTTCTTGACGACGATCCAGCCGCGTTCGGTGCGGTGCCAGCCCGGGCGCAGGGCGCCGGGCTCCTCCAGGAGTACGTCGCCGGCCAGCGCGGAGACCGTGGCCGGGTAGCTGCGGCAGGCGAAGCCCGCCTGCTCGCGCACCGTGCTGCGCGCCCCGTCCGCGCCCACCGCGTAACGGGCCGTGCAGGTCACCGCCCCCCGGCGCCCCTGGGCCGTGACCCGTACCCCCTCCGGCCCCTGGCGCACTCCGGTCACCCGCAGGCCGCGCAGGATCACCACACCGGCCGCCCGCGCCCGCATCTCGAAATGCCGTTCCAACTGCTCCTGCTCGCACTTGAGGACCGGCGGCGGCTCCAGGGCCGGCGCGCACATGTCCAGCCCGGGCATCCCCGCGAAATGGAACCCGCAGCGCGTCGCCGCCGGCGCCGCCCGCCCCCCGGGCAGGCCGGCCAGATGCCCTCGCCGCACCAGGCTCTGCACCGCCCGGGCGTGCAGCGTGGTCGCCTTGGGCCGGGCCGACACCCCGCCCCGCTCCTCCACCACCACCGTGCGCACCCCGTACCCCGCCAGCTCACACGCCACCAGCAGCCCCACCGGCCCCCCGCCCACGACCACCACCTGCGCCCGCACGTCACCCGACATCCCCGGCCTCCCCCATCTCGTCCCGGACCACGCCCTCCCAGCACCGCACCCGCCGCCGACGGAACACCGAAACCCGGAACCGGAGGACACCGGCGAGCACCGGAGCACACCGGGAGACCGGAACACCGGAGCACCGTGCGAAGACGGAAGCAGGGCGCAGGGGCCGAGACGGCGACGGCGACGGAGGGGGAGGGCGGAGGCGGGAGGAGGCGGACGGCATCCCGCGCCGCACCGTGCTCTGCGCGGCACGGCCTCTCCCCCTCCGCCCTCCCCTTCTCCCGCCTTCAGCCTGCCTGTCAGTTCTGCCTCTGCCAGCCCTCTTACGGCTTCTCGCGGCTTCTTCCGGCGCGGCCCGGCACAGGTTCTGCGGGGCCGGGCGGACCGTCCCAGGGGTGCG from Streptomyces sp. NBC_01478 includes the following:
- a CDS encoding FAD-dependent monooxygenase, whose amino-acid sequence is MSGDVRAQVVVVGGGPVGLLVACELAGYGVRTVVVEERGGVSARPKATTLHARAVQSLVRRGHLAGLPGGRAAPAATRCGFHFAGMPGLDMCAPALEPPPVLKCEQEQLERHFEMRARAAGVVILRGLRVTGVRQGPEGVRVTAQGRRGAVTCTARYAVGADGARSTVREQAGFACRSYPATVSALAGDVLLEEPGALRPGWHRTERGWIVVKNVTEPQAVTQTGAAMETGAVTGAEAVGEAGGGVAGGGGVPSGAVRLRTLNCSGAHRGRQVPPTLEELRREVAWITGREVAMGRARWLSRFSDFSRITRSYRAGRILLAGDAAHVHFPIGGQGLSAGVLDALNLGWKLALAVRGAAAPGLLDTYDLERRPAAQRVIDNTRAQLALMRPDAGLDPLRTLFGELLARGGEGEGGVLASMVSAQDTVLPARAPDPSPWEGRFLPNTELATGQGRTDVIGLLAAGRPLLLLSDADGGGRWEAQARPWAGLLRVVRVQGPAALPGGAVLVRPDGYVAWAAGAGPLAPALGAYFRRDAGREQEQPDTPATGTAPATGSGAAAGTATRRRDTGADTDTDTDTDADTDTDAGAGAGVVAGVGAGAGDAAPGAVR